From Oryzias melastigma strain HK-1 linkage group LG15, ASM292280v2, whole genome shotgun sequence, one genomic window encodes:
- the wu:fc17b08 gene encoding microtubule-associated protein futsch isoform X2 has protein sequence MQFSAKKDIPSFSDPRIPIVAAEILQIMISQFAGEYTSKTSFPQNSHTDSMPHPDQSPPGQPLHSGAPPPTSPAALAAETALNQNPVLTKLLMADQDAPLDLTVKKPPAESSEQDGVLDLSIKKKHYSSNRPVHSPLLSPALSMLKSESQDFQVTKDLQSTSTLRKFMAKLCLHHQRQIVDAIGFLQMEVKAHSSTNAQKDSNKTSGSNGTASSTVMPEKSSPEVKLPNESTPKAEVHSLPSSYATNKIPEKALSLKTSLTASPVSGSNQPLGTPITNSADGEQSSPSDHAPLKMKIMTKNAAGKKVSCVLNASMSSQSDAMEENKCSLNSSSRAETQSARLSSSVRRHNQTSLTHQVKHREDLGHAKKTQANLISVHMTIPSDSARTARKTIRTSAEHQSRDCTAVVDPDLGHCDIVFIDKPITECFKEKRRGLVPRRNARKSTRGHMYSDEIWELKTVRTLAGRGNCPNPMPELITLVTPKQILSKPEGVPHVNMLFGGTCRETLDQQTPSAESNESILPEPGDGVVATASKVDNVVVEPSQTDQCQTKVPSGPSSPVKSPVENKETDLNADIEQEANVDSDTADGSNGIGQPPIEVAKETLAEPEKVIDQISEQTAAETGVEPLEKVITDATEPQKSDEQEKTKSILHQNSDPSAPIQVEENIEKGKEENTEDSQSQKLEPEAQVQQDNTEETEKVSVPNAVEQEIKEKEITAPEKNDGDLPLEIKDKEENHDVSLKTLDSLLKELPPWRRKKTSKIHQLPQSESNVVGYVNGRPVSSSDRSLRHRALSNPTSPSKSPVKSGQNVLNNSLVNSKLESDVEKKKGDESSPESSPIVTSLKGTIATQQVTDSSSDTSSTKVSPPSLRSKKNNRQKTIQRENDILPVLPVQPADLGLSVESKRQLRSSSQKQSGTSAPHISSSVVSTIPPSKLSTLILPPADQLPPLVLPDSLPVTKPSLGRPSKPPTSEESQQNIVPECPKTDVSAQPIEVTPEETQKKELAKGFETKHKLRSAKVVEECRKEEEEEKNQLDSQKPNSVENPSSVKSEVQTQSMPLRSRRSLQKDLEGNDTLIQKTNPELIEDISVSGEDTSNRPRRMPLRSESIKPEMSPQFVSQSQPANSKKSSLRSQRSLALPTSALTDTARQINLSNPVKTNKSQVKSLSGSVTTMPHSSPFFAPKHEPPKQMPNKFFEVLTGEGGQQLVSNLNLKYDKMQKGWVQLDKEGQPAVKYKNKADRQAAIWRSKRRTRKPKSLEQQKYSPVQMLFMKGFNLSSICRWFLESTETKSLVIVKKVNTRLPSETQLCFHSSSSASGTSQGVFPSIQAERLKKHLKKFAIASPVKSNAKSKKLIAKALEQVVNAVKGKERAEPTSNTQTLEKPCTSTKAHAQIPDSQKSSGKSKNPASARILRKYSNIREKMQVQQSTVRLKETSKMLQSKKMKTLAATKSAAKSNLKPSMKGKKLVGPGIKQVKESKLDKRKILAKTQSAKPSLQQKAVKAQASSKVTKDATKKELPKRVSQRLGLSKEPEPSPGDTSKNKVSSKKSEADKAEVEKCSPNKVNSVKIQAKECPQSAAEVKGMENGDNTLQQNADVKAQASPDQVLTRSQRKMEAAAPPSPSIPSKKATKSTVLKTIPPKAIKKAEEPALTRSGASTRSQAALLLPSATKAGTKRPQEPSVNPAKRTRTK, from the coding sequence TGAGTCTCAAGACTTTCAAGTGACGAAAGATCTACAGTCTACCTCCACTCTGAGAAAGTTCATGGCCAAACTCTGTCTGCACCATCAACGGCAGATAGTGGACGCCATTGGTTTTCTTCAGATGGAAGTCAAAGCCCATTCGTCCACCAATGCACAGAAAGACTCTAACAAAACCTCAGGCTCCAATGGAACTGCTTCTTCCACTGTTATGCCTGAAAAGTCATCCCCTGAGGTAAAGTTACCCAATGAATCTACTCCCAAAGCAGAAGTCCATTCTTTACCAAGTAGCTATGCAACAAACAAGATTCCAGAGAAAGCCTTGTCCCTTAAAACATCACTAACTGCCAGCCCTGTATCGGGGAGTAACCAACCTCTGGGGACTCCCATTACAAATTCAGCAGATGGAGAGCAAAGCAGCCCCAGTGATCATGCAcctcttaaaatgaaaataatgaccAAAAATGCTGCAGGCAAGAAAGTCTCGTGTGTTCTCAATGCCAGCATGTCTTCTCAATCCGATGCCATGGAAGAGAACAAGTGCAGCTTGAATTCATCCAGTAGAGCAGAGACTCAAAGTGCCAGACTCAGTTCCTCTGTGAGAAGACACAATCAGACGAGTTTAACACATCAAGTTAAGCACAGAGAGGATCTCGGACATGCCAAAAAAACGCAAGCGAACTTAATTTCAGTTCACATGACCATTCCCTCAGATTCTGCTAGGACTGCCAGGAAGACTATCAGGACATCAGCCGAACATCAGTCCAGAGACTGCACAGCAGTGGTTGACCCAGATTTGGGCCACTgtgatattgtttttattgacaaGCCAATTACAGAGTGTTTTAAGGAAAAGCGACGTGGCCTTGTCCCTCGTCGGAATGCCAGAAAAAGCACCAGAGGACACATGTATTCAGATGAGATCTGGGAGTTAAAAACGGTTCGGACATTGGCCGGCAGGGGAAACTGTCCTAATCCAATGCCAGAGTTGATCACTTTAGTCACTCCAAAACAAATCCTGTCTAAACCTGAAGGTGTACCCCATGTAAATATGCTTTTTGGGGGAACATGTAGGGAAACGCTGGATCAACAAACGCCCTCTGCAGAGTCCAATGAGAGCATACTACCAGAACCAGGAGATGGTGTGGTGGCCACAGCTAGTAAAGTAGACAACGTAGTAGTTGAACCTAGTCAGACAGATCAGTGTCAAACCAAGGTGCCCTCTGGTCCGTCTTCTCCTGTAAAGAGCCCAGTAGAGAACAAAGAAACGGATCTGAACGCAGATATAGAGCAGGAAGCAAATGTCGATTCAGACACAGCAGATGGAAGTAACGGTATCGGTCAGCCTCCAATTGAAGTCGCAAAAGAAACATTGGCAGAACCTGAAAAAGTCATAGATCAAATTTCTgagcaaacagcagcagaaacaggaGTGGAACCATTAGAGAAGGTTATCACAGATGCCACTGAGCCCCAAAAATCAGATGAACAAGAAAAGACAAAGTCTATCCTTCATCAGAATAGTGATCCATCAGCACCAATTCAAGTTGAGGAAAACATAGAAAAAGGTAAAGAAGAGAACACGGAAGATAGCCAGTCTCAGAAACTTGAACCCGAGGCACAAGTACAGCAGGACAACActgaagagacagaaaaagtaTCTGTGCCAAATGCAGTAGAGCAGgagattaaagaaaaagaaattacagcaccagaaaaaaatgatggtgaTCTACCCTTAGAGATTAAAGATAAGGAGGAGAACCATGATGTATCTTTAAAGACACTTGATTCTCTTCTGAAAGAGTTACCACCTTGGCGTAGGAAAAAGACTTCCAAAATCCATCAGTTGCCACAATCAGAATCCAATGTAGTGGGTTATGTTAATGGCCGGCCTGTATCATCTTCTGACAGAAGCCTACGGCACCGAGCACTTAGCAACCCCACCTCACCTTCTAAAAGTCCTGTAAAGTCTGGGCAGAATGTGCTCAACAATAGTTTGGTTAACTCTAAACTTGAATCGGATgtggagaaaaagaaaggagATGAAAGTTCACCTGAATCTTCTCCAATTGTAACATCTTTAAAGGGAACTATTGCAACTCAGCAAGTTACAGATTCATCTTCAGATACATCATCAACTAAAGTATCTCCACCTTctttaagaagtaaaaaaaataatagacaaAAGACTATACAGAGAGAAAACGACATCTTACCTGTTCTTCCTGTTCAGCCTGCTGATCTAGGTCTGAGTGTCGAGTCAAAACGTCAGCTTAGATCGTCCAGCCAAAAGCAAAGCGGAACTTCAGCACCACACATCAGTTCAAGTGTTGTCTCAACCATTCCTCCCTCAAAACTTTCTACTCTAATTCTACCACCTGCAGACCAGCTTCCTCCTTTGGTCCTTCCCGATTCACTTCCTGTTACTAAACCTTCTTTAGGTCGTCCATCTAAGCCCCCAACCTCTGAAGAATCCCAACAAAACATAGTCCCAGAATGTCCTAAAACAGATGTTAGTGCACAACCAATAGAAGTAACCCCAGAAGAGACACAAAAGAAAGAACTAGCAAAAGGATTCGAGACCAAACACAAGTTGAGATCTGCAAAAGTCGTTGAGGAGTGCcggaaggaggaggaagaggagaaaaatcaACTTGATAGTCAAAAACCAAATTCTGTAGAAAATCCAAGCTCCGTAAAAAGTGAAGTTCAAACGCAGTCGATGCCATTAAGAAGTAGACGTAGTTTGCAAAAGGATTTGGAGGGAAATGACACTTTGATTCAAAAGACAAATCCAGAATTGATAGAGGACATATCTGTAAGTGGAGAGGACACCTCGAATAGACCCAGAAGAATGCCGCTGAGGAGTGAGTCCATAAAACCCGAAATGTCCCCTCAGTTTGTTTCCCAGTCACAACCAGCAAACAGCAAAAAATCCAGCTTAAGGTCACAAAGGTCGCTGGCACTTCCCACCAGTGCTCTTACTGATACTGCAAGACAAATCAACCTATCCAACCCTGTTAAGACAAATAAATCTCAGGTTAAGTCTCTTTCAGGTTCTGTTACGACTATGCCCCACAGCTCACCCTTTTTTGCCCCAAAGCACGAGCCCCCTAAACAAATGCCCAATAAGTTCTTTGAAGTGCTGACTGGAGAAGGTGGTCAACAGCTCGTTTCAAATTTGAACCTCAAGTATGACAAAATGCAGAAAGGTTGGGTGCAACTGGATAAAGAGGGCCAGCCTGCAGTCAAGTACAAAAACAAGGCAGACAGGCAGGCAGCTATATGGAGAAGTAAACGTAGGACACGCAAACCAAAGTCTTTGGAACAGCAGAAATACTCACCAGTCCAAATGCTATTTATGAAAGGTTTTAACCTCTCCAGCATCTGCCGCTGGTTCCTGGAGTCAACCGAAACAAAATCTCTTGTCATTGTCAAGAAGGTCAATACACGTCTTCCGTCAGAAACTCAGCTGTGTTTCCACAGCTCGTCCAGCGCGTCGGGAACCTCGCAAGGGGTGTTTCCGAGCATACAGGCAGAACGCCTcaagaaacatttgaaaaagttcGCCATTGCTTCTCCCGTAAAGAGCAATGCAAAGAGCAAGAAGCTCATTGCCAAAGCACTGGAGCAAGTGGTGAATGCAGTCAAAGGGAAAGAGAGAGCCGAACCCACCAGCAATACTCAGACTCTAGAAAAGCCATGCACCTCCACCAAAGCTCATGCACAAATCCCAGATTCTCAGAAATCATCTGGAAAATCTAAGAATCCAGCTAGTGCCCGAATCTTGAGGAAGTACTCAAACATCCGAGAGAAGATGCAGGTTCAGCAGTCCACCGTTAGACTAAAGGAGACCTCAAAAATGTTACAgagtaaaaagatgaaaactttgGCTGCTACAAAGTCTGCTGCCAAGTCAAATTTAAAGCCATCCATGAAGGGGAAGAAGTTAGTTGGACCAGGTATTAAGCAAGTGAAAGAGTCAAAGCTggataaaaggaaaatattggctaaaacCCAATCAGCAAAGCCTTCACTTCAACAGAAAGCAGTCAAAGCTCAGGCCAGTAGTAAAGTTACAAAAGATGCAACTAAGAAAGAGCTGCCAAAGAGAGTTTCTCAACGGCTCGGGCTTTCTAAAGAACCTGAGCCCAGTCCTGGGgacacatcaaaaaacaaggTCAGCAGTAAGAAAAGCGAAGCAGACAAGGCAGAAGTGGAAAAATGTTCACCAAATAAAGTCAACTCGGTTAAAATCCAAGCAAAAGAATGCCCTCAGAGCGCTGCTGAAGTCAAAGGCATGGAAAATGGTGACAACACGTTGCAGCAGAACGCAGATGTGAAGGCTCAAGCCTCTCCTGACCAGGTACTCACTAGATCCCAGAGAAAAATGGAAGCAGCTGCTCCTCCAAGCCCCAGTATTCCTTCAAAGAAAGCCACAAAGTCCAcggttttaaaaacaataccCCCCAAAGCCATCAAGAAAGCAGAAGAACCCGCCCTCACAAGAAGTGGTGCTTCAACCAGAAGTCAAGCTGCCTTGCTGCTACCTAGTGCAACTAAAGCGGGAACCAAAAGACCTCAGGAGCCTTCGGTGAACCCCGCGAAGCGCACCAGGACAAAATAA